A region of the Streptomyces durocortorensis genome:
GGAGCTGGCCCGGCGGACCGGGCTCAACTTCCGTACGGTGCCGATCGCGCCGATGTTCGACGCGTACATGGGGTCACTGGAGCTCACCGGGCTCGCGGAGGAGAACCTCCAGGCGCGGCTGCGCGGCACGACGCTGATGGCCATCTCCAACCAGGAGGGGCAGATCGTGCTCGCACCCGGCAACAAGTCGGAGCTGGCGGTCGGTTACTCCACGCTGTACGGGGACGCGGTCGGCGCGTACGGGCCGATCAAGGACGTCTACAAGTCGTCGGTCTTCCGGCTGGCGAAGTGGCGCAACCGGGCCGCGGAGGAACGGGGCCAGACCCCGCCGATCCCGGAGGCCTCGATCACCAAGCCGCCGAGCGCGGAGCTGCGGCCGGGCCAGGTCGACACGGACTCGCTGCCGGACTACGACGTGCTCGACGCGATCCTGGAGCTGTACGTGGACCGGGACCAGGGCATGGACGCGATCGTGGCGGCCGGGTTCGACGCGGAGCTGGTGGCGAAGACGCTGCGGATGGTGGACACGGCGGAGTACAAGCGGCGGCAGTACCCGCCGGGGACGAAGATCTCGCCCAAGGGATTCGGGAAGGACCGGCGGCTGCCGATCACGAACCGGTGGCGCGAGTCGTCCTGAGGGCTGCCCGCGGGTCAGCCCTCAGGGGTGCCCGCCCGCCGGGGTCGTCCGGACACCCACCAGCGGGTCGCCCCGGCGGGTCGGCGGTCACCGGGGGCGCTCGGTGACCGCCTTGTCCCCATGCGCCGGACGGGCCTGAGGTGCCGGACCGGTCTCACGGGCTCCCGCGACCACCCGGGACGCCTTCCCCGGGCCGCGGTCCAGGAGGCCCGCCGTCGCCGCTATCGCCAGGCCCGCCAGCGCCAGCACCGCGCCCACGAGTGCCGGGGACGTCCAGCCCCAGCCCGCCGCGATGGCCATGCCGCCGAGCCAGGCGCCGCCCGCGTTGGCCAGGTTGAACGCGGAGTGGTTGGAGGCGGAGGCCAGGGTCGGGGCATCCTTCGCCTTGTTCATCACCAGCATCTGGAGCGGGGTCGTCGTCATGAACCCGACTCCGCCCAGCAGCACCACCATCACCAGCGCCGCCCACTGCACGTGCACCGTGAACGGGAACACCGCCAGGACCACCGCGAGCGCGCCGAGCGAGCCGTACAGGGTCGGGCGCAGGGCCCGGTCCGTGAGGGGGCCCGCGGCCAGGGCTCCCAGGGTCATGCCGGTGCCGAAGAGGGCCAGGACGACGGTGACGGAGGATTCGCCGAAGCCCATCGCCTTCGTGGTCATCGCCGAGAGGTAGGAGTACACCGCGAAGACCCCGGCGAAGCCGAAGACCGCGGTGAGCAGGCCCAGGAGCACCTGGCGGTTACCGAGGGCGCGCAGTTCGCGGCGGACGTCCTGGTGTGACTCGACCGGGATGCGCGGCACCAGGCGGGCCAGCGCGGCCATCGCGGCGAGGCCGATCGCGGCGACGACGAGGAAGGTCGCCCGCCAGCCGAGGTGCTGGCCGAGCAGGGTGGCCGCGGGGACGCCGACGATGTTGGCGACCGTCAGGCCGAGGAACATCGTCGCGACGGCCCGCGCCTGACGGCCCTCGGAGACCAGCCGGGCGGCGACCACCGCGCCGACGCCGAAGAACGCGCCGTGCGGGAGCCCGGCGAGGAAGCGCCCCGCGACCAGCCAGCCGAAGTCGGGGGCGAGCGCCGAGGCCAGGTTGCCCACGGTGAACAGCGCCATCAGGAGCAGCAGCATCCGCTTGCGCGGGACCCGGGAGCCGAGTCCGGTGAGCAGGGGCGCGCCCAGGACGACACCGATCGCGTACGCCGACACGAGGTGCCCGGCGGTGGGCACGGACGTGCCGAGGTCGTCCGCCACATTGGGCAGCAGCCCCATCATGACGAACTCCGTCGTGCCTATGCCGAAGGCGCTCACGGCCAGGGCGAGCAGGGCCAGAGGCATGGGGAGGACCTTTCACGGTGGAGCGGTGAGCGGTGCGGCCGGAAGCGGTGCGGCGGAGCCCGTGCGGCGGGAACGGGGAAGGCGCCACGCGCCGAACAGCGAGCCGCCGCCTCGGTGAGGGTCACCGGGCGACGGCTGGCACCGCTATATGTAAGTTACTGGAACAAATTCTCGCAGACGTTCGGCGGGGGGTGCGTCACAGCTCCACGCGGGCCGCGATCGGCAGATGGTCGCTGTCGGTCGCCGCCAGGGTCCAGGATGCCTGCGGCTCGACGCCCTTGACCATGATCTGGTCGATCCGGGCCATCGGGAACGAGGCGGGCCAGCTGAACCCGAAGCCGTCGCCCGCCGCGCCCTGGGTGGAGCGCATCTGCGAGGTGACCGCGTTCAGTGAGCGGTCGTTCATCGTGCCGTTCAGGTCGCCGAGCAGGACGACGCGCCTGACGGGTTCGTCGGCGATGGCCTCGCCGAGCGCGTCGGCGCTGTCGTCGCGCTGGTTGGCGGTGAACCCGGCGTGCAGCTTCACGCGGACGGACGGCAGGTGGGCCACGTACACCGCGACCTCTCCCTGCGGGGCCTTGACCGTGGAGCGCATGGCCCGGGTCCAGCCCATCTTGATGTCGACCGGCCTGGTGTCGGCGAGGGGGTACTTGCTCCACAGCCCGACGGTGCCCTGGACCGAGTGGTACGGGTAGCGGTCGGCCAGTGACTTCTCGTACGTGGAGACCTGCCCGCCCGGGAGCTCCTGGAGGGCCACGACGTCCGCCCCGGAACCGGCGACCTGCTCGGCGGTGCCGCCGGGGTCGGGGTTGTCGGCGTTGACGTTGTGGGTGGCGACGGTGAGGTCGCCGCCCGCGCCGGACTTGTCGGTGAGGAGGCCGCCGAACACGTTGAGCCAGACCACGGCGGGCAGCAGCAGCGCGACGATCGCGGTGGCGGAGCGCCGCAACAGGGCCAGGACCAGCAGGACCGGGATGAAGAGGGCGATCCACGGCAGGAAGGTCTCGGTGAGGCTGCCGAGGTTGCCGAACCGGTTCGGGATCCGCGCGTGGACGACCATCGGCAGGGTCAGCAGCACCGAGCAGAGGGCCAGGACGATCCCCCGCCGCCAGACGCCGCGGTCCTGCTTCAGTCTGTTCCACAGGCCCCCGAAGCGGGATTCCCCGGCCTGCGGCTGCTCCGCGCTGCCGTTGCCCGTGTCCGCTCCGTACGCCTGCACCATCGCGCTGTCCTCACTGCCTT
Encoded here:
- a CDS encoding MFS transporter — its product is MPLALLALAVSAFGIGTTEFVMMGLLPNVADDLGTSVPTAGHLVSAYAIGVVLGAPLLTGLGSRVPRKRMLLLLMALFTVGNLASALAPDFGWLVAGRFLAGLPHGAFFGVGAVVAARLVSEGRQARAVATMFLGLTVANIVGVPAATLLGQHLGWRATFLVVAAIGLAAMAALARLVPRIPVESHQDVRRELRALGNRQVLLGLLTAVFGFAGVFAVYSYLSAMTTKAMGFGESSVTVVLALFGTGMTLGALAAGPLTDRALRPTLYGSLGALAVVLAVFPFTVHVQWAALVMVVLLGGVGFMTTTPLQMLVMNKAKDAPTLASASNHSAFNLANAGGAWLGGMAIAAGWGWTSPALVGAVLALAGLAIAATAGLLDRGPGKASRVVAGARETGPAPQARPAHGDKAVTERPR
- a CDS encoding endonuclease/exonuclease/phosphatase family protein, giving the protein MVQAYGADTGNGSAEQPQAGESRFGGLWNRLKQDRGVWRRGIVLALCSVLLTLPMVVHARIPNRFGNLGSLTETFLPWIALFIPVLLVLALLRRSATAIVALLLPAVVWLNVFGGLLTDKSGAGGDLTVATHNVNADNPDPGGTAEQVAGSGADVVALQELPGGQVSTYEKSLADRYPYHSVQGTVGLWSKYPLADTRPVDIKMGWTRAMRSTVKAPQGEVAVYVAHLPSVRVKLHAGFTANQRDDSADALGEAIADEPVRRVVLLGDLNGTMNDRSLNAVTSQMRSTQGAAGDGFGFSWPASFPMARIDQIMVKGVEPQASWTLAATDSDHLPIAARVEL